TTAGACATGTTTTCTATATTTTCCTTTCTAACATAAACTTTACAGCACAGAGGATATATAGTCTAGGTGAAAGCacatttgagtgtttttaacaAAATCCTCTTAATTCAGGAACAGTCAAACATATTCATAAAGGTTTAACCGGAGGTGAGTGGATATATGTGAAGGGTTAAAGCTTACTAAACTTTCTCAAAATCTAGTAGGCCTGTGTATTTCTGCCATTTCTGTTCCTTTTCTGAAATAATTTCACTTCGTGTACTAGAACAGAACATTGAGAAATATCTCTTTCTGCTGTAGATTGTTTTTCTTTCAGTGACCTAAAGTTTTCTGTTGTACAAGATAAAGATCTTGCTtgcttttttatcaaaaaataacTCTCCAGAGCATTCATTGGAaattaaaaactgtaaataGCTCTAAACCAGTTTTCCCAAATATGACTTTTTGCTGGCATTTGCTGTAGTCTCATCATCGTCTGTGTGGCCTCTGAGTCAGAGTAAAGGATGGGAGGACTCAGCATCCACTGCCTAAACTATAGAAAAGGATAGTTGATGGAAACCAAATGTGCCATGATGTCCGCTGGCTTTGATTAAATGTTCACACAGAGGCAGATGCATCTGGATCGTGAGTGAGGAACTGAACTGTTGCTAAAGGTCACGAAGAGAAGAGATTCCATTTTGCTAATGTAGTTTTACCCCATATACAGTACCCACATTACCCCTGCCAATGTTTATCTATTTATGAATTGCACAACTTCTGGGAAATTTTATTCCTGCTTTTGCCCAAGCCGTGTCACAGCGCATTTCAAGCTGTTTGGACATCAAAGTGCCGTGCGAGAGGAAATTGGGAGGACCACCTCGCAGAGACAAAGCAAAATAGCATGCTGCGGCGTATCAGTGTTCCCTTTgatgctctgtgtgtgtgcgtgcgtgcgtgcgtgcgtgcgtgcgtgtgtgtgtgtgtgtgtgtgtgtgtgtgtgtgttttaaagagGGCTCTTTGAGAGCCACATTTGATATGTATTCTGCATGGAGTCCATTAGGATAGTACAGTTTCATCAGGGGTGATTTAAATGTTTCCATATACTCTGCAGTCTCCCTCCGGTAAAGTAGGATCAATACAGCTATTTTGCCCCCACCCCAGCTTAGGCCCCTCTGACTGTAACTGTGACATATCACTGTGCAGAAAACAACACTGTACAAAAGAAAGGCCAATAACTGCTGCTGTTCAAATGCATAAGTGTGATTGTCAAATGGACTTTCATTGCATTGCATAACTGGTCTGTTTAAAATAAGTTGCTTTAATGTCACATTAACGGAATCAGAAAATTATTATGTGAAATTATACAGCAGTTAGCTTTGTAGTTCATGGGGACTACTGCTGATTTACAACCAGAATATCACTGAGATTCTTTCCTGTTCTGTATCACATCACCACAGTGACCTCCAAAACGTAAAAACAAAGTTATCGATTTCTTCAGTTAACATGTCACGGTAGACGGTACGCTCAGCTGTGCTCTCTCTCTGTCATTCACTCTCACATCCTGCCTCCTTGTTACTTGGTAACTATTAAGAAATTACCCAAGACGCCATTGCTATTTCCCTCTTGACATTCTTTAATTAGTACAGCTGCTGCATGGACATGGGATATCCTGAATCTTTGGTGTTGGTTTTTGTAACACATCTTGATTTACCTTCCTTGTTTACTTGTTTACTTTCCTTAGTTCATTGAACTCTTGCATAAATCAGTATCGCACTCACATATTGCGCTGTTGGCCGTATTGTGTATCAGCCCTATGATTACCTGCGGCACGCAGCCTGACAGCTGTGCCGATACACGGCCTGAACGCATTGCTTTGCTTTAATAATAAACTCTTTATATTGCAGCTCAGCACAACTGCTCAGCCTCTGGAAGAGAACTGTACCATAGAGGAAGAGCTGAGAGAAAAACCAGCTGTGTCACGGCAACTAAGCTCAGATTATTACAGACAGATCACCAACATAAACAATAACATGGACAGTCTTAAGGTAAATCTCGTAAAGTGATAGATGTGCATACATGTATAACATATGgttatgcaaaaaagcatttcagTGGCTCTGTTTAAAAGTATAGTGAACTGCATCACTGCTTATTGTACTGCCTATATGGAATATTAAAGGTAGTTGACTTGCATGCCGTGAAAATAGAGATAACTTTATGATATTaaatagttattattattattgttattaatagatattattaatgaaaataattGTAATGCGCTGTAAGTTATTAGACAAATCTGACTGTCCGTCCATTTTCTTTAACCCCAACAGCATCCAGAGATAGAAGATTCACCTCAAGCCCATTACCCCAGCCCAAATCCTCCACCTTCCACAACTAACCCCCCGGTCACCTCGCCTCCATCCTCTGCTTCACATGGGAACACTTTTCAACATGTCCACATGGCCACCACGGGTGAGAAAGCCTTAAGGGAAGATGTAATACCCCAAGCAGCCTGTATGTTCCGCAATCCTGACAAACTTTTATGGGAACTGCTGTCATTATTGACTCATCCTTCCTTAATTTCACTTAATGACTTAATTCCACTTTTCTGAGTAATGGTAATCAGCCTATGTGAATATGATCAGATTATAATCAGAAACAGATGACAGTAACAAATAACGTTCTTGTTCTGATTGCAGTGGTGAAGAATCTTAACTCCAGTACGCCTGCGAGTAAGATACTACCAGAGAAAGGGAGACTGTTGATGGGTGATATGAAACTAGGAGATGTCAAATCTATTGCTAGCCTTAAGAAATCTGTACTGACAGCAGATTTGACCATTTCTGTTAGTAAATCCAACACAGACATTCTTTcgttaaaatgatttaaaaaaagttaattattgcttttatatttaatattagtgctgtttttatttaaactagTTACCAATGTATTAtgcttttgtctttttttagaaTAAAATGGTGGTGTTACCCACAGAAGAAGCTAATTTGTCTGATATAGATTACCTGGTACCCAACCATGATGGTCAGGGCAGACCTATAGCAGAGTGGAAGAGACAGGTGATGGTACGACAGCTACAAACCAGGTTATTCGAGCAGGAAACTCAAAGATTGAAGgtgcaatatattaaataaattgtgaTATTGTAATTGAGAGCATCTTTCTTCATACAAGCTTTAAACTGAATACACTATACctcatttgttttaaacaggAGAATGGTAGTAGATTTGCAAAGGTGGATAGCTGGAGATACTCCCATGCTCACAACGCCATCCTGGGCCCATTTGGAGAACTTTTAACAGAAGATGACCTTATTTATCTGGAGAAACAAATTGAAAGTGTGTCGATGCAAAAACACTGCGAGGGCTATGAAATTGAACTTGCCCGTCTGGCTGAAGAACTTCGAAACATTCTTCCAGCACCCATAGTCAACATCACTGTCAACACCCAGTACAGAAACCCCTCTACACAGACTCCCTTGCCTGTTTGGTGTAACCGTATTTCAGGCATTGTGAAGAGTATGTCACTGCTGATGACCAACCTAACAGACCAGCCTTATTGCAAAATGCCAGACACTGAGCTTGTTAATGTCTTCTCTCAGGCTTCAGAGAGACAGGCTCCCAACAGGGGCAGGAGGGAAAAGATAGAAAGTGAGATTCACCAGTTTGGAGTCTCAGTGAGGAACCTAAAGTCCAACTTTGAGGATCAGAATGCTTCATCATTAGAGGACTTAGATAAGACAGAGTCATTGTGTAGACCAGACCAAGAGCCGGTAGTAAATACATTGGGTGAAGTCCTTAACAATCAAGTTGAAAGACCTGAGGCTAACCAAAGTAATGTTTCTGGTACAGTCTATGGTGATATTAGCAATGTAATGGAAAGCACAAGCCTGCGTAAGGAACGTATTGTGGTCTTGTTCCTGGGTCACTGGAAGAAGTCAGCTTACACTGTAACTGTGAAAAATGCACAGAGGAAGAAAAGTGTTGATTCACTGGACATGCCTAGAAAACCCAAGTATGAACGCAAGACCAGCTTGCATATTCCTCAAAAGAGAACAATGGAGAACGGAAAGTTAGGACATTTCTTTCAGCAGAGAAGTGCTATCAGCAAAATGATAGGGAATTGGAGAAGCATGATCTCATTTGTACCATCACGCCAGATCCGAAGACTCAACCGACAGCAGGCCATTTACTCACCTGAGCAGTTCCTGCCCCGTGTGGATGGATCTCCCGTTAACTATGACACATTGACTTTAGATCTTTTCATGCTCGGCTACTTTCACATTCTGGAGCTGGATTTGCCCTCAGATGAGAGGAAAATGAGACACCTTCTGTGCTTTGAAGTTTTTGACCACGTGGGTCGTTTCACCTGGGAGACTGTTCGGGATTTCCACAAGGCTGTAATTCAGGATATTGAGGCTGGGAACCGGGAATGGAAGGATGGATTTGAGGATATTAAAGTGAGGTTCTTTGGAGATGGACAAGGCCAACCAGAGCTTGAACGCTCAGAACAGACGGCAACAGTAGAAAAGAGGCGTGTACCTAAAGTCATCGTGCAAACACCCACTCCAGATGAGAGTGATGTCCTGAGACATAATGCTGATTTTACTAGTCTGAGCAATGATGAGATATGCAAATATATTGACCGCAGTTTTGCATTCTGGAAAGAGAAGGAGGCTGAGATTTTTGATTTTGAGGAATGACAATAAGCGCACATATAGACTACGCTCTCTATAATCTTccagtgtttttcttttttctggaTTTGCTGCAGTATTGGTACTAATATTTAAACAGTTGTAATATTTGAGACAAGCTTTCTGCCATTCATCCTCCATTTTTTTTCAGAAGTGCAAGGTGTACTGCTATAAACTGAACTGCTCCTCTGTTCTGACACCCTCATCAGAACTTTGTAAATTTACTATTTTTCTTACGTTTTTGTTACTTGTGTAGgatcagacttttaaaaatataaaacattattaattTGCAGCAATATTGGAGATTGCTGATtctaattattattaaataaataatcatctTGACTGTCTACTCTTATACAGAGAGTTGTGTGTATCTCTTTAAGAGCAGGTGGGAGCTTAACCATACTATTTGGATTCTTAGTATAGCCTCCCTATAATGACTGGCCTAAAAATAGTAGAGCGAAAGACAAGCTTGCTGTCCCAATATCTCTCTAGAAGACAGTGTGTTCCTCGGCAAGCCACAACAAATTGCTTTGCttttcaaacaaaaataaagagaATAATGTATGATTTCTTCTTTTTTCACTAATAGGTAAGTTTCATTTCAACTTATTCTTGTTTTATTTCTTGATAAAGGGCCTATTGAACTTATCACTTATATTGTAACTTATAACATCAACAATACTCGATTCATACTTTTCATTAACCTATATGATGTGATGTAGGtttaaaactttttgtttaaattacaaaatatttaaacaacaaAGGTTTTTGtattcttatttttacattctaAATATTGTGGTCTCCAGTTATAGAATTCAACACTGAAAAGTCGTACAAAAGTATTATTCCTCCTAATCTTACAAACCCATATGGCTTTGCCAGTAACAGTTTTTGTATTCTGTAATCAAACTCTCACAGGCATGGAAATAAATGTCAAATAGTATGTTTAAGTCTTAGTATTATACTCTCCCATTGTGCCGGTCAATTATACTGGCTTTGGCAAGAACTAGTTTTTAAATCCGGCAATAAACGTCCGATAATTTGACTCGTATTGATGTGCTAACATGACTTCATTGCTGCTCATCCAGTTTTTccccaaatgtttttttccaaaCCAAAAAGGCAGAAAATTGTCCTTGGGTCACAAGAGGCTGGAAGTTAACTACATAGCTATGATCATGAATGTTGTAGTGGAATCACATGTGACTGATCATACCCATTTTGTCTCATTTCTGTTTAGGCAAACGCCAAAAACAGCTGTTGCTAAGATCTGAATGCATTAAGGTCATAGGTCAGAGTCTCATCATGGTGCGCAATGTGGACGATCTAGACTTCTGCCTCTCTTCCCATCCACAGAGCATCTTAGATGGACTGCGCTCTCTCTGTTCTCAACCTAAATTTGTGGATGTCACCCTGAGTGCCGGTGGGCGGGATTTTCCCTGCCACCGCAGCATCCTCGCTATCTGCAGCCATTATTTCCGTTCCATGTTCTCTGGAGATTTTGTGGAGAGCATTGCTGCTCGCGTAGAGCTTCACGATGTAGATCCAAATGTGTTGTCGACCCTGCTGGACTTTGCCTACACAGGAAAACTcacaattaataaaaataatgtggAGGGACTTATTTGTACTTCCAGCCAGCTCCAGTTCCATACCGTTCGTACTGTATGCACCAGATATCTGCAGCACCAGATTGATGCCTCAAACTGCTTGGGAATTCATGAATTCGGAGAGATCCATGGCTGCCCTGAAGTTGTTGCCAAAGCCTGGAGCTTCCTCCTAGAGAATTTTGAGGCTgtgaaacaacatgaggagTTTTTGCTGATGGAGAAAGACAGGCTGGTTGCCTGCTTGAATGACGAGGATCTGAAAATAAGAGATGACTGTTCTTGTGTTGAGGCGGTTTTGGCCTGGGTCAGGCATCATAGGGAAAGTCGGATACATTACCTGCGAGAACTCTTGAGCTTGGCTAAACTCACTCTACTCTCACAATCTTTTCTCACAAAGAATTTGCTTGAAGAGCCACTGGTACAGGACTCGATAGATTCCAAAGAGTTGGTAGAGAGAATATGTAAAGAGGTCAGACAAATCTATGCATTTAATACTAGTCTTAttttaaatgtactgtatgtttactgtatgttttaCTGATTtcatacatactgtatattttcagtttattctatttttttaactatttaactaTTAactattttaactattattaactagtagttttaatgttttattttcagaaaCAAGAAATGACAGATGACAAATCAGGGCAGAGAGTTGCTCAGAATTGCCTCAACCTGCAGGAGGTTTTATTTGTAATGGGTGGTCGCTCACTGGATGACACGGATGATGAGGATGAAGATGATGAAAATAATGAAAGGTTGCAGCCTAGAAACTGTGGTTTCTATAACCCAAAGCTTGGTAAGGATTATTTTAGTACAGTTGTAACAGCTGGCTtgttacactaacaagtgtaaAATTTTCAACACTGGGCAAACTGGAATATCAAGGCTGTGATGTGTAGATGTGTTGCTGTGTCATAAGGATTTCTTTGTTAAATTGACCGTACTCTACCTGGTTCGCGGTAAAAAGATTGTttcatttggcagacacttttgtcTAAAGCATGACCTTTGGCATTGTAAAAGCAATACTCTACTAATTGAACCACAGGAATAATTTTGCTTTTGTTGTGAAAATCAATGATGTCACAGTAGTCAAAAGTAcaaaaatgtgtactatattaTTCTATTTGATCCAAcataaacattaacattttctCATTATTTCACAGGGCAGTGGTATCAGCTACCAGATTTTCCCAACTACAATAAATGGGGTTATTCTATTGTATCTTTAAACAACAACGTATATGTCACAGGTGAGACAAACAaatttttaaagacattttaaagggactgtaagtaggatttacccccatctagtggtgaaattgtattttgcattcaaaagaatagtgctctctagtgtgatctctagcgcctcgcttttccaactatggtagccgttatgtactcactgatctccttgtacGTTTCAGCCGGTTCACATGTTCTAAATGAAAACGCGTTGGTAGgttagtgctttttgtccctctctgctattatagtttatcaatatggcGGAACGACATGGTAACCTTCTTgaacttacccgttcaatgtaagtaaagagaagaaattctaagcttacaaagaaaagtcagttcattggcagaggtcatttgagaccaatgaggacatatttatgaataaagacattgattttaattaataaaacacttaaaatcctacttacagtccctttaacTGAACTGTTGCACAAACTTTTCTTCACAACACTGATTGTAATATGAATAATTGTAACACCATTTtttcacattagtaaatgcattagctaacatgatctaacaatgaacaatacttttacatcatttattaatcttagttcatgtcattttcagcatttattaatacaccttttaaaaacaaaagttgTAACTTAACATTAGTTGATGCCCATTGAACcaacatgaataactgtattggtattaacaaacattatcaaaaatgtataaatgcagaaaaacaatattgcttATTGTTTCATCATGATTTACAAAGAGACAAACGATGATATAGAGAGAATAATTAAACAGTACCAAACCGGAGAACAAATTCTAATGTTACAAAGAGAAAACAAATACACGGATGATCTAATATTTTCATGGTATTTATAGAGACTTGGCCCGCTGAGAGAAGGATTTATAGTTTTACAGCACACACTTGAATGGTGTATTACATGAATAGAACACAGTTTCTGTGAAGGATTTGGAGATGCTGAGTCAAACCAGTCCCCGTCTTATAGACAATCCTGCTAAGATTTAGAAAAAACTTTCAAAAGTGTGAGGACTACTACAAAGTAAGAAAACATTAACTTTGTAAAgtgaaaataacctattcacCATTGAGGACAGTTGAACCTTTTTGGTGACTTGAAACTAAACTTAAGATAAGCTTTACTAATTCATCTAAATTTAGACTATCGCATGAAATGGAAAAAATGATAAAGGATTTTTTccatctacactgtaaaaagtcattCTGCAGGCTTGTAGATTTTATGAAATTGAAtatgtaaactttatttaataaaattaatttcatgtagtttgttattttttttgtgttaaaattctttaaaaatgactggaataaaaacaacttattgtttttgtgaaggcTTTAGCTATTCTTATTGTGTATCTGCGCATGTAGCGAATACTGAATAAATCCAACGTAATATTAATCAGctgttttaaatcaaaaacCATTCCGGGTTGTATTGCAGGTCGTGAGCGCTGAGCAGACGGATTTAGGAAATATTTCTGTTATTGTGCCAAAATTCAAAGTTTTGAAAGCATTTCAGTCgagaatgtatgttttttaaacaagaatctGCAGTAGGTTCATAAAGATATCGCCTATTTAAACATTTCCTTCGAGTTTTGTGGCGATGAGACCTCCAGATAATCAGCGGGCGCTCCGCGCGTAAATATACCGGACAACGTCGCCTCACCTCGGCCAGTGTCGCTGAAAATCTCCGCTGGCTGTGACGTCCATGTAGTGTTTAAACTGTGGATAAAATTCATTTCGGGTAAATTTAACGGGCAATCTTTAGTCTTATAAGTCTATGAGCAGGGTTTCTTTGTATAATTTGTTTgtaatttgtaaatattaatTACAATAAGGATTAATATGAACTGGGTTTGGACGTAACTTCAGCTTTAGGACCCaggaggtcgcatatctaggaTGCTTTCGTCGATTCGCATGCTGCGATTGGTGGTCCAGATGCAACTCATTTTGAGTGACAGAAAAACTGACCAATCATACTGTTCCTCTGAATGGGTGGGTTCTCTTATCACTAACTCTCATAGATATGTATCATGTATGTATCTATTATGACAAATTCTGCTCGCTCTCTCGCTTGGTtcgtgttataaaaataaatgtgactttaCTGCGGTCTTTTTCggtttatttagttttgtgtTAACTATATCCACAAAGTATTCGAATAAATTGGTAATGTAAAACTATTCTTCGCTGTAAATTAATTGTGTGCTCAATTGCGACGCCCTGTGTTGAATTTTCCCGCGAGTACAGTATCATTACTGAGGGGAAACATaacattattcatttaattccaCAAAAGGTGAGTAAGATATTAAATGTATAAGttgtctttttaaaatgtttaagctttctacataatgtaaattgAACATTCACTATTAATTTCGCGACCTATTATCTAAATTGTGTGTTCATGAAGGCCTGTAACGTACTGCAGTTTCCTGCAGGCAACGTGAAACATTGCTGAGGGAGAACTTTATTCACAACAAAAGGTGaggaatattattaaataaatatattgtacatattatattgtgtatatagtgtatgtgtgtgtatatacacatgtgagTAACTTggttaacaaataaatatgtgACTGTCGTgtgacagaaaaaaatgtagggaaaagatttgccctaattataaatatagattatatatcttttcaaacattttttgaTATTATTTGTGATTccaatgagaattttttttatcagttttcaatattattGCACATTTCAAACATACCTAATAAGCCACAAACTCAGATGAACTCCATTGCACATATCTTccagttttctttaaaacattttaatatacaagtttaatgtgtggattatttaaatattcaagctgtatacatttataaaggttttaaGACATATTTGCTGTTTATTGTTGCAGGATAAAGATGAAGAGGCGGGACTTGAGCAGCTTGTGATGGCTGTAATTGTAAAGAATGGATCTTCTAGGAGTGGAAGCCCAAAAGATGCTGGAATTGTTATTGAGGCCTTAAAGGTGTTCACAGGGCATGCTTTATCCTTGGATCTATGCATTGAATCTCCAGTATCCCAGGCATCTTTTCAGGTGTTTCAGAAACTTTTCTTGGAGCTGGATTCTTCAAAGTTTATGAACTGATTACAGTACAGTGAGTCTAAACTGCTGTCTGATTTTCTGGGTGTGAATCAATGTAACAGAACACAAACATGGAACCTTTCGTCGGGAAATGTGGACGGTTTTCTTTAAAGactgtaaaatacttttttgaagTTTACACTGTTACAAATACATCATTAAAATGAGATGCTTTCCTGTTCTTTtgactgcaataaaataagaattGATTCATCTTTGTCTGTCATTCTGAAATCAGATATAATACTCATtactaataaaaatattaatggataatgttaaattaaaatagtaTAATTGAATAGAATTTATTGTATAGTGCTAGGTCTTTGTCCTGTATAcccaatattttgtttaaatttaaattaatttctaaTTGCAATTTGCAGATTACCTTTTTGAATGGGTTACTATTAAAGAGTTTATGGAGTGATTCTAacacaatttttatttgttgaatttAATTAATGATATTGCTTGTAATCTGTTGCCACACTTTTATTGAGTAGAtatcacataatttttttattgtatagtgcTAGATCTTTGTCTAGTATAcccaatatttttgtttaaattttaataaaaattttaattgcaaattgcagtttggctttttgaatatgtaaatattaaggagtttatagagtaaatctaaatcaattttgatttgtttaatgtaattaatgatattgcttgtaatctgttgccacaattttattgagtagatggggcatattattttttacagtgtatgcttttataatgttttttttttttaattctcagGAGGATCAAGAGGGTCTCAGACGAACACTTGGTCCACCACAGAGACCTGGAAGTATATCACTCGCCAAGGAAAGTGGATCACAGTTGCACCAATGTTGCGACCCAGGACTAACCACTCCTCCGCTACTCTCAATGGAGAGATTTATGTAATGGGGGGTAAGAAAACATatttataacatttaaacagttgccCAATATGTTTTCAAACACTTGGAGCTATACTTGTAAATTCATAAATCATAAATGTTGTTTAACAGTTTTATATGCAAAtacacttttcaaaaaaaatttattttatatttcaaataattaaaGAGATCTGCTTGTAATATTAGttaaaataaagataaatgGATTATGACAGTTTATGGTTGTCAAATGTGTCCATCAGTCATTTATGAACTACACCACTGCTAACTCTGATAGAACACACATGTGTACTttagggcagtggttctcaaactttttccgcttgcggccccccttgtataTGGTGCACTtcttcgcggcccccccaaagaaaagtTATGACAAAATGTATTccaatatttaacattttaattaaacaaaacatattaagttatacaaagtagtgctgttggttggtagctttatttttttaggtttaattacacagaatttatattaaatgaatgtattttataaaatgtcataaaaccgCGGCCCCccattttgagaaccactgctttagggTACACATGGCCTTCATACAGTACATACTAAAACGCCTTGAAGTCAACTGTTTAAAACTAAATGAAAATTACACTATATTTCTTGTGAAATAATTAGAGGTTTCATTACACAGTTTATATTTATTGCAGAACTAGACAGTTATCTTTATAATACAAATCAATATTTATTACTGAGTCACAAACAACTCATTTCTTGTGAATAATAAGAAACATATATTTTCCATTAACAGGAACTACAATGGATTGTGTGGAGGTTGAACATTATGACCCTTTCAGTAATTGCTGGACTCTCACTGGCCCAGCCCTGAAGTATGTGACTAACTTTACATCCACCTCATGTAATGGGAAGCTATACCTCATTGGCTCTTGTGCTGTTAAATATAATGCCCTAACTATGCAGTGCTACAACCCTGTCATAGGTAAGAAGCAGCACTTGACAGCAAAATTAATATGTATTTAAACCCCCAAAATCCatatttaaataacaaattacaCAAATTACATTCATGAGAGAAGTGTGgtttgtatattatatatattatataatatttatatgtatGACAGTTGGCCTAATGGTTTAACGACACACTTCTTTTCTTTCCTTTAACAGATAGCTGGAGTATCATCTGTTCACCTTATATTCCCAAATATCTCTCATCTCCTCGCTCTGTCTCTATGGATGGAGTCATTTACCTTGTAGCAGACAACACCAAAAAAGTTTATCTGTATGACCCCGACAGTAATATGTGGGAAAAAGTAAGTTTATacaataaaaaagtataatttCTCTTTACTAAAACTCCCAATATGaagttaattaaatatatatttccctTTACATTCCTCCTGCGCAGATTCAACACCTACACACTCTTCATGAAAATGGGGACTTGGTGGTTCTAGGTAGGAAACTGTATGTGACTGGTGGGCACTGGAAGGGCATGGAAGGGGATTACGGTGTGGAGGTGGAAATATACAACCGAGCA
This Paramisgurnus dabryanus chromosome 7, PD_genome_1.1, whole genome shotgun sequence DNA region includes the following protein-coding sequences:
- the espnla gene encoding espin-like protein isoform X2 encodes the protein MRLTVTSNQVPHACTPVTRFSRSSEASSLITGVYEAQARATFCSLVRERKGYGWAMMSTGALCRLSLPLQLTGQDLLLSSANSTPPTGRQLGVNFPCMCVCACMYTAGGRLKYLLFQSVGSSQRQQVQRGTVDMVLQKAITAAREGDLQCLRELSETGRISIAIADAQGAGLLHHAARCGQLECLCFLVTKAGLPANTRALNGATPVHDAAATGHTRELQWLVQVARCNVKDQDSGGATPLHLAARFGRVEAVHWLLAHGDTSQVETKCGALPAHYAALKGDLTCLKLLIGQAPGCVNRQTNMGATPLYLACQEGNLHVVEYLIKDCGADVHLRAQDGMTSLHAAAHMGHHALVVWLAKFTDICLSNQDNEGATALHFAASGGYHQILDCLLQMGSKVKKDYWGGTPLHDAAENGAIELSTTAQPLEENCTIEEELREKPAVSRQLSSDYYRQITNINNNMDSLKHPEIEDSPQAHYPSPNPPPSTTNPPVTSPPSSASHGNTFQHVHMATTVVKNLNSSTPASKILPEKGRLLMGDMKLGDVKSIASLKKSVLTADLTISNKMVVLPTEEANLSDIDYLVPNHDGQGRPIAEWKRQVMVRQLQTRLFEQETQRLKENGSRFAKVDSWRYSHAHNAILGPFGELLTEDDLIYLEKQIESVSMQKHCEGYEIELARLAEELRNILPAPIVNITVNTQYRNPSTQTPLPVWCNRISGIVKSMSLLMTNLTDQPYCKMPDTELVNVFSQASERQAPNRGRREKIESEIHQFGVSVRNLKSNFEDQNASSLEDLDKTESLCRPDQEPVVNTLGEVLNNQVERPEANQSNVSGTVYGDISNVMESTSLRKERIVVLFLGHWKKSAYTVTVKNAQRKKSVDSLDMPRKPKYERKTSLHIPQKRTMENGKLGHFFQQRSAISKMIGNWRSMISFVPSRQIRRLNRQQAIYSPEQFLPRVDGSPVNYDTLTLDLFMLGYFHILELDLPSDERKMRHLLCFEVFDHVGRFTWETVRDFHKAVIQDIEAGNREWKDGFEDIKVRFFGDGQGQPELERSEQTATVEKRRVPKVIVQTPTPDESDVLRHNADFTSLSNDEICKYIDRSFAFWKEKEAEIFDFEE
- the espnla gene encoding espin-like protein isoform X1, with translation MRLTVTSNQVPHACTPVTRFSRSSEASSLITGVYEAQARATFCSLVRERKGYGWAMMSTGALCRLSLPLQLTGQDLLLSSANSTPPTGRQLGVNFPCMCVCACMYTAGGRLKYLLFQSVGSSQRQQVQRGTVDMVLQKAITAAREGDLQCLRELSETGRISIAIADAQGAGLLHHAARCGQLECLCFLVTKAGLPANTRALNGATPVHDAAATGHTRELQWLVQVARCNVKDQDSGGATPLHLAARFGRVEAVHWLLAHGDTSQVETKCGALPAHYAALKGDLTCLKLLIGQAPGCVNRQTNMGATPLYLACQEGNLHVVEYLIKDCGADVHLRAQDGMTSLHAAAHMGHHALVVWLAKFTDICLSNQDNEGATALHFAASGGYHQILDCLLQMGSKVKKDYWGGTPLHDAAENGAIECCRILLSHKISPKERDVDGFTAADLAEYNGHFECARYLRSMERNLSTTAQPLEENCTIEEELREKPAVSRQLSSDYYRQITNINNNMDSLKHPEIEDSPQAHYPSPNPPPSTTNPPVTSPPSSASHGNTFQHVHMATTVVKNLNSSTPASKILPEKGRLLMGDMKLGDVKSIASLKKSVLTADLTISNKMVVLPTEEANLSDIDYLVPNHDGQGRPIAEWKRQVMVRQLQTRLFEQETQRLKENGSRFAKVDSWRYSHAHNAILGPFGELLTEDDLIYLEKQIESVSMQKHCEGYEIELARLAEELRNILPAPIVNITVNTQYRNPSTQTPLPVWCNRISGIVKSMSLLMTNLTDQPYCKMPDTELVNVFSQASERQAPNRGRREKIESEIHQFGVSVRNLKSNFEDQNASSLEDLDKTESLCRPDQEPVVNTLGEVLNNQVERPEANQSNVSGTVYGDISNVMESTSLRKERIVVLFLGHWKKSAYTVTVKNAQRKKSVDSLDMPRKPKYERKTSLHIPQKRTMENGKLGHFFQQRSAISKMIGNWRSMISFVPSRQIRRLNRQQAIYSPEQFLPRVDGSPVNYDTLTLDLFMLGYFHILELDLPSDERKMRHLLCFEVFDHVGRFTWETVRDFHKAVIQDIEAGNREWKDGFEDIKVRFFGDGQGQPELERSEQTATVEKRRVPKVIVQTPTPDESDVLRHNADFTSLSNDEICKYIDRSFAFWKEKEAEIFDFEE